Within Pangasianodon hypophthalmus isolate fPanHyp1 chromosome 11, fPanHyp1.pri, whole genome shotgun sequence, the genomic segment GGATAGCGAAGAtaactttacactttatttcattacacactTCGGTATGTACGTTCTGTACGCATCTGTTAACACTTCTCACCCTTAAAACTAATGCATGCCTatagtgcattgtgggtaatagaCACAACATGTGGGTAAATAACAGGACATGAAACGACTATCAGGAAGTATTGTCTGAACAACTTCTATGTGTAAGAGCATTAGTGTATGAGACTGAGCATACTTCATGTCTATCACAAGGCACTCTGGGCCTGATGTTATAAattggtatataactgtatatattgaCTACGAAGTCCATTTACACAGAATGTCAGTTAACATTGCATAATGACTGAAGCAACACACTTCTTTCATGTACCATTTTATTGGACTTATAtagaaatacttaaaaaaacatgaagtagCACCATTACTTAAGTTTTACTTTATCATGTAGAACTTTAAatgtcagaaaaataaaactcttgATACATTTTTCAAATCTTGTTTCAGCAAATATAATATTAGTATTTGACCATGAGGTTAAAGgccttttttttatcataaaataaaatatactttgtttttaaactttgcTCAATAAAGTACTTTTACGCTCAAGTAACTTCACCTACATATACATAAACAAGTGGTAAACAAACGTATTAAAATAGAAATACTAAAACTATAGTGGTGCAACAGAAGTCTGTAATACCCACTGGAATCTAATTCATACAAATTTTTAGAAAGCATAAATGGTTTCCTTTTGTCCAACTTACTAAGTTTTATACATTTGAATGCTTCGtaataatatagaataaaatatgctttatattactgaataaaaaatatgctgGGTGAAACggatttaaaagatttttttttttgctgaacctAGAAACCCTCAGTCCCAACAGAATACTGTTAATGCAAGTACACACCGTGTTTCGGATCGTCCATCCACATTTTCTGtgtgatattaaaataatacagtgtTCGTTGCCCGAAGGCCAtactaaaaaataaaccatATTTGAACCCAGCTACAAAAAAGTTCACTGaacttaaattaaaatatctgtAAACATCTTTGCCATATGAAATATAATCTTTCAAgtcaaaaaagaataaaatacttcaatctgtattaatgtcattaatatttaaaacgtGTGGATTTCGTTGGTTCGTTTgttctatacatatatatgcagGATATGTTATCACTCCGCCTCGGATAATTTGTAGTCGCTGCAGTATCGTCGTTGCTGTAAGTCAATCAATGTGTTTCCGATCCCTTGGTGAAATCGAAAGGCCTGACTTTGATAACAGTCTACATGCTGACTCACGTACCGTTGGCCAGACTTTTGCGGCCCTTCTCCGGACTTTGCGGAAAAACTTTGTCTGCGTACGCTGTACTAGAACTATGTAGATTACTAggcttttaaatacatttaaacatgcATTAGAGGTTGAAATTATTCGTCCCGAGCTACAGTATAAGCAAATGACACCAGAGCCCTCATTCGGCTTTCACTTTTTTGGATACTGCAGCttcacatacatatgtatatacacgTATGATAGACGCGTTATTATTAGGAGTTTCATAAAGCCATAACAGGAGTTTGTGGTTAAATGTTCTGTCGTGGTGCTATCTTTGTTGCTATCATAGTCATGTCTTTGTCATCATCTttgaattgtttatttaattatgaaaatatacGTATTGCCTGAGTAACTGCAGCGTGGCAGACGGGGCATTCAGGGTCATTGCGCTCGCAGATGCGGTTGGCACACTCCATGCAGAAGAGGTTATGGCCGCATGGCACGAGGGCGGCGATCACCTCGCTCTCGAAGCACACTGAACAGTCCCGGCTGCCTTTACGGCTCGTTCccgaggaagaggaagaggaggaagaggaagatgacGAAGAAGAGGAGGACGCAGATGAATCTGAGGGCAACCCAGGGAGATGGGAAGCCATGTTGTTGTAGCCTGGGAAATTTAAGGAGCCTCCACCTGGGTCGCTGCGTACCCTCCTGGCCAGTGGATGATCACTGATCCCACCCACATGATGAAGGGGCGGGGATAAACGAGGCTGGGTGGAGCAGTTCATCCCGTTCAGCCGCCTCTGGTTGGCCAGAATCCCATTAGCGTTAGAGGAAGCATTGGAAGGGAACATGGAGGACGACGTAGCACTGTTTGTTAAACTCATGCTACGTTCGTACTGAGACCAAATCAAACCAGGCGCTGGGTCAAATCCGGGCGAGGAATCGAACGCGAGGTCAGCACAGTCAGGAGATACGATCTCGCCGCCATAAACAAACGAGTTGCCGTTGATGTtcaggttgttgttgttgttattgttgttgtagctCAGTGCTGGACTCGGCGGGCTATAATTGGTGCCGAAGTACGAGTCAGTGGAGGCGCTACCTAGAGAGCTGGAGCTGTCGTTGCGATAGCTGGCGAAGGGCTTGCGTCCAAGGCTGGGCGTGGCGCTGGCACTAGCACTAGCACTTGTTTTGCCCCATAGGCTGGCGTGATGACTGCTGGCACTAGCTGCATGCATTTCAAAGCCCACATCTGTGCCATTGGCGTGGAAGTCATTATCGTCAGCAGCATTGGCGAACTCGATCAGCCCAGCGCCTGTGCGCATGGCGATGTGCGCCTCAATCTCATCACGCGCTCGATCCACATTCTCCGGCATGCCTGTTACCTCGAACACAGGCTCCTTATCTCGGCTCGGGGTCACAATATAGGTGTGTGTCTGCTGTTGGATGCGCTTGATCGTGGCTCCTTTGGGTCCCACCACCAACCCGACAACACGGTATGGCACTCGCACCTGGATGGTGGTTTGACCCGGTAGGTTGGGCGGCCCAGGCACGCTGCCACCCCCATTCatgctgctgtttttgtttcGTGATGCTCGGATCATGGAGAAATGCTCGGCCGCTGAGATGATTTCCCTCCGCGCCATGGCTACGTCCTCCCTCCTGCCCGTCACCACGAACACGGGCTCCTCCCCTCGCACCGGAGTCTTAATGTAGGTGTTGGTCTTGGCACGCAGGGCTTTAATCTTGCAACCTAAATttcaacaaattaaaaagaaagaattaaaacaaaaataatgaacacGATTGAGAAAGTTAGATGCTGGAACATGCTACACCGGGGCTGCATGATGTgacaaaaaataacattttaggATTGTATTGCAACACACGTGATGGCTATGTGTTgcaatttattaaaacaaagagttctgtaaagctgtgatGTGTCTCAGTTAGACATGCTTGCATCAATTTCATCAAAACACCCACAAAATGCTGTTTGTTACAGTATTGCGATATACTGTGCAGTCCTGTAGTGCTTACTGTAAGTGAACATGCATTTCTACAGCAGCCAAACAAAGAACATGACAAACAAAAGTAGCAGAAAGTGGTCAAACAGAACATGCAACGAATGTAAAAATCTCAACTGAAGATATATGATATGTGAAGAAACAAAGGAAACATGCTACACTCAAACGGTTGCAGGTTGCAGGCAGATGCGTGCTTTTGAATCTAGGAACAACGATGCGCTTAGTTTTTGCACGGCATAAATTCAAACCACATGCTCAGCTACATGACACACAGTGGTCCAGGTCAAAAATAGCACAGAGGAAAAAATCTGGATTTTCCCTGCTTTCACATTTCAACCAGACAAGAAGGGAGTGCTTTTTGTCCACCATATGACTTAACTACAAGCTGACAAGAAAACAATAACACTCCAGTTCCTAGAACCTGTGCACAAATTCCCCCTGAACAGTGAGTCAGGGAGGAATCAGGAGTGTTAAACCAGGACTACACAGACAAACAACTGGCACTGTCTGACCCGTCTCAGCGTAAGTAGGCTATCACTCTGGTCTGTTGCGTCTCAGGAACTCCTCAATCACCTTTTTATTTCAGTTGCAGAGCGAAGTGCACTTACTCAAAACAGGCTACTGTGTCAACATGAGAAATGAAATTGAGAATAGTCcctaacaataacaacaacaacagcaacaataataataatgatgataataataataataataataattataataataataataaatcccaGCACTGTGTATGGTGGTATACATGGTGAAGCATCTGGTTCTCAGTagaaaatggtgtttttttgttgttgttgttgttgtttgtttgttttgaacaaaaatgagaaacaagGAAGAATAACATGACAAAGAGAGTGAAGACCCATGGTGCATGGTGCGGTCTGGTCCAGTCTAGGGTGTCAGAGGAGAGGCTGCAAAGCTACTCCCTTCCTTTTGTGAGACCAAAATAAAGCAAGCCCATGCACCAGACTACTGTGTGTGACTGCACGTAAATAATGACCCCTTAAAGAGTGAATGCCATGCATATACAGCATGCAGCATACATGCATCTGTGGCATTTATAAGACTACACATGGCTCATAGGGAAGCATGGTCATCTGAAACAACAAAGAGAGCTCACCTTGTCTGCCCACGATCTCGGCCACATGCTCGGAGCTGGGCACGGGCACACACTCGGTCATGTTCACGCTCTTCTTCCGGGGCTCGTTGTCGCACGCGGGGTTCTCGTCCAGGTCGAGCAGGGTGAGGTCCAGCGCGAGCTGCAGAGCTCTTTGGTCGTCCAGGGCGTCGACCCCCTGGCTGCTGCCGCTGCCATTCCTCTCCAGCTCGGGGAACAGGGAGCTAGGCATCTCGGGAAGAAGGGGGGGGATTGTTGTTATTTTCTCGGCAGCTCTCTTGGATCAGCAACACCGgacaaaggagagaaagaagggtGGGGATtgaagagggagagaagaggaggcTCTGGAAAGAAAAGCCcctggtgcaaaaaaaaaaaaaaatcagtgctctctccctctctggtCCTGGcagtaaaaaaggaaagaagggaAAGAAGCAGTGCAAATCCGAGCTCCTGATTTTATCCCCCCAGAACGCGTATTCCGAAGGTACTGGGGGTTGTTGC encodes:
- the mex3b gene encoding RNA-binding protein MEX3B translates to MPSSLFPELERNGSGSSQGVDALDDQRALQLALDLTLLDLDENPACDNEPRKKSVNMTECVPVPSSEHVAEIVGRQGCKIKALRAKTNTYIKTPVRGEEPVFVVTGRREDVAMARREIISAAEHFSMIRASRNKNSSMNGGGSVPGPPNLPGQTTIQVRVPYRVVGLVVGPKGATIKRIQQQTHTYIVTPSRDKEPVFEVTGMPENVDRARDEIEAHIAMRTGAGLIEFANAADDNDFHANGTDVGFEMHAASASSHHASLWGKTSASASASATPSLGRKPFASYRNDSSSSLGSASTDSYFGTNYSPPSPALSYNNNNNNNNLNINGNSFVYGGEIVSPDCADLAFDSSPGFDPAPGLIWSQYERSMSLTNSATSSSMFPSNASSNANGILANQRRLNGMNCSTQPRLSPPLHHVGGISDHPLARRVRSDPGGGSLNFPGYNNMASHLPGLPSDSSASSSSSSSSSSSSSSSSGTSRKGSRDCSVCFESEVIAALVPCGHNLFCMECANRICERNDPECPVCHAAVTQAIRIFS